The DNA region ggttagggcttcaacatatgaaatttggGGAAACACAATGCAGTGCAGACACCTCTCCTCGCCTGCAGGTCCCTCACCCTCCTTCTCCTTACATACGtaattccttctcttctctctccatggacccactttctctttttctgtggttttgcTTCATTCGCTCTTTTAAGCATTCACTCAAGAGAGTGGAATGTGCTGAGTTCACAATCCTGGGGCCCGTGGTTTCGCCTCAGACCTGTTTTGCTTGGCTTGACGATCAGGGCCCTCCTGCGGGTCACCCCCTCTGGGTTTGCTACAGTCCACACCACCTCTGTGCCCTCGCCCTGGGCCCCCTGGCTCCTGCTCAGGCTGGTCTGGCCCCCATGGGCATTCATGAGTGGAACCCCCAAACTAGACCCTCTCAGTCCCAAATTGTAAGAAGAATCTGACCTGCACAGTTGGGCTCACTTGGTGGCTGCcgacccccacccctccccagccagagAAGTTCAGAGAAGAGGCCAAGGACAGGAGTCCCTGTAAGAAGGAGCTTTGGTGGTTCAGAGGCAAAGACTGGCAAAGAAATAATTGGCATCCCTGGTCCACATCTTAAAGGAGATTCCcagcctttctctctctgcatctgTCTCTCTCACCCAGGCATGTTTTAACCCGGTAAAGGAACCATTTCTTTCTCACGTTGTTCTTATTcggccaccacacacacactgttaaCAATACAGCacgacacacacacgcaccccacTAGTGATACCCCACACCACCTACACACCCACTACACACAAGCCCACTACACAGATACCCCACTAGGCAAACGCATACTCACTACTCACACCCCCACCTGCAACCTCTCCTCACACAACCCCAAAACATATACACCCCACCACTCACATGATTCCACCAAGAACCTCCCACTACACATACCTCACTACTCACACAACCGACTGGTAAGCACTCCACTGCACATACGACTCACACACATATACTGCAGTACTCAGCACACATAGCGCTCACACACACTCCTACCCCAGTTACCAATGCTTACACACAGCCtactacatacacacacaaaaccccctgcacacacaccccGCTACTCACATATACACATGAACACAGCCCACTGCACCCATATGCCTCAaacacacacccatgcacactCACCCACACAACACTATATTCACTCCCCACcactcacacacaccccactaCACACAGACCTCACTATGCACACAATCTACACCCCTtctacatatatgtacatatactacATATATGCAACCCACTTCACATATATGCACctctacacacagacacatacgcTTTCACTCCACTAGTCATACCCCCATATCCACACACACTCATCTGTCCcattacacacatgcacacagacccATAGACTCATACACACAAGTTTTACCCCTCCTTTTCTAAAATGTTGCTGACagtgctctccccacccctgagCCTCATATCCAGGACTGTCCTTCCTACCTGTCCAAATTTCATTTGTAACAGTTCCCTACTGAGATCCCTTTCTTCAGCCAGGCTGATCACCTTCCTTCTTTGGAGACTGTGAACTCCTCCTGATTGCCTGGCACTCAGAAGGGGTCCAATAACTTTGCGTTGAACTGAATTCTCTCTGTAAAtgttctctcctttctttgcCCCAATCAAATATTTACATCCttcaaggggacttccctggcggtccagtggataagactccatgcttccaatgcagggggggcgggttcgatccttggtcagggaactaagatcccacatgttgcacagcacagccaaatatTTTACATCCTTCAATACCCAGCTCACATCCTCAATGAAGCCACCATACGGTAGCTCCCTTATTTGATATTCTGTTAGGAAGTGCtcatttgggaattccctggtggttaggATGCtccgctttcactgctgagggcccgggttcaatccctggtcggggaactaagatcccgcaagctgctcggccaaaaatataaaaaacaaaggaagtgtTCATCTGTTTTGCACTATACTCCTTCTTCCTTATGTACCAGGAtattaaaattgaaactgtgatctaAGTCAGTAGATATTAGACACCAAAGTGAGTGTAAGACTTCCTGAAGAGTTTTCAAGGTAATTAGTCAAGAACTTGTTTCCTGACTTTTGAGCTCCCTCACCCATTTCACAAACGTAAGAGTTGAGAAAGTAGAGATGGAGGTGGAAGGGAATTTATGGGGTTTCTTTGGAGAGAGCTACTGCAGCCCGTCCCATGACCTTGGGGAGTGGCAGAGGAACTATCTCCTCGACCTCAAACTTAAAGAGCGGGATCCAACGATAAAACTCAGAGACAGGTTGACATGCACTTGCTGCAGAAAGCATGCAAGTTCAAGGGTCCTAGCAGGGTAGTCAGCACAGTGGAGGGATGTGGGTGGGAGTATAACTCCACTCTCATTAATGGTGGGGCAAGGACATGGGAAAGAGGCTGATCTGGACCCACGTAGAGCCCTTCTCATCCCAGGAGGGCTgcctgggagaggaaggggatCCCACTGGTGAGAGTCAGTGGTGAAAAGGCCTGCCAGATAACCAGGGCCAGGGGGGCAGCCTGCTGGCGAAGGGGCCCAGGAGCAGCAGTTGGAGGAGCCCAGCGGGGGCCTCCAGAGGCCCTGGCAGTGCCCACAAGGTAGTCACTTGAGAAAATCTGTTGGGCCTGCAGGCCTCAGAGCCAACTCAGGACGGTAGCAGGCTCCAGCTAAGCGACAACCACCCTTTCCGCACACCATCCTCCTCCACCACCCTGCAGCCCCCAGCCTGCTCTTGACCAAACATGACAGTGTGGATTAATCTGTTAGGCTGCACATTCTTCATGTCTGAGTTTCCATCTGGTCTTTTGCCCACTGGCAGGGAGAAAGCTTCACTCCTGAGTCGAGGCTAAAGGAACAATAGGTGACAGGGAAGTTTCATTATGATTACATCCCAGTATCCTCCTTGCTCAGCATGCTGGTTACATGCATGTTTCCTACTAAGTTCTTTAGTTTTTATGTCTGACCACCTGGTGTTTCAAACGTGGCGCCTCTATCTTCTTTCACCTGCCACACTATCTTGACGCTTGACTGGGGAGTTAACACTGGGCAAGCAGGGAATctggcagagctgggggagggggactggaTGTGGCCCCCCTCTCCTGCTGTGGTAGACGGGCTGTCTCACCAGCTGCGGTGTGTACCCAGTGTACCGACTGTTCTTACTTTGGCTCCATGTTGTTTATCATTCTTTAAGGGAGGAGCCAACCCACTGAATTTCCACAAACTTTGCTCATTCCAAGGAGTTAAATGTAACAACAGCGCTGTTTTCAGAGGAGCACTGTGAATATCTTATTTCAATGACATCTGCTGGACACTCAGTGAAGCACCATATGTGTGATTTTCAAAGTGTATTTTGccaactattattttatttactttattgtgTTTTCAAGCACAGATTTCAAACTTGGGAGATGTACAAAAAGATTAAACacacatctctaattattaggaACTCAGCAAGTATAATATGGGTGATATAAACCAACAAATAAACCGtcataaaatttaacttttaaatcatttaaaattgtaCAATTTAGGGGcattagtacattcacaatgctgtgaaaccatcaccactatctagttctagaaaattttcatcaccccagaaactctgtatccataATGCAGTCGCTCTTCATTCCTGTTTCAGTAAATTAAGTCATTTATCATCTGTCACTTTAAAAAAGCCTGGGTTGAGGATCTTTTCCATAGGTCAGGCtgatacccagaaaaaaaaaatcataacatcTTCCAAGAAATCCATGGAAATAACTGTATTGTCAATGTCACATATGTGAAGACTGGTTAAAAAAGTATGCTTTGACCCATCAAGGTCATGTgacttttctgtacttttttttttggccacattgtgaggcttgcaggatctttgttccctgaccagggattgaacccaggccccggcagtgaaagcaccaagccctaaccactggaccgccagggaatcctcTATACTGTTAAACTTCATTGTAAAAGTATAAATTGAATGTACTGCACTCAAAAggattttattataaagaaatctGAGTTTACGTCTTAGAAGTGATCATAGGAACAGAgttgccaaaaaaaataaatatctatgtacAAGCAATGTTGAAAATTCAGAAACACAGAACATAAGGAGACCCACCATGATGATGAAAGTCAGAGAAGGAATGCTGTATACAAGAATACAGAGAATAAGGAAGTTGGGGAAAAGATCTTAAGAAATAAGCTGcatatataatttaaacaaaaaagctGTGGGCATGCTGTAAGTCTCTACTTCAAATGAGCAGCCTTTCTCAAGCTGTGGGTAGTGACTATGAGGCACAGGCACTTGACCTACATTGAACACAGACTAGAAGAGAACAGCTTCCACAATAAAGGCAAAAGAAGGAAGTACCCAGCTAATACTGCTTCTACCCCAAACCCAATGGAAACTATCATAAAggaatttaaacacacacaccagGAAAACAGGCGCTGACAACAAAACTGTGGAAGCCAGAAAGCATATGGACGAGTGGCAAAGGAGTCAGTAGATTCAAGAAAGCTGAGTCTAGACCAGCTTTTCTAAACGCTGAGAAATCATGAGGTGCACAGTGACTCCTCCAAAGATTCAGGCACTGATACCACCAGATGCCTCAGTcatgaaggagaagagggagctgAGTTAAGGAGGATGGGGTAAAAGGTGTTCCAAATACAAacggagggaattccctggcggtccagcagttaggactcggtgctctcactgccggggcctcaggttcgatccctggttggggaactaagatcccgaaagccgcatggcgtggccaaaagaaaaaagaaaaagaacgaaAACACGCAAATACAAATAGATCCCTAGACCCCTGCCCCCTCCAACCTGAAGTCCTCATTCAACAGAAGTCACAATGTTTCTATGGAAAGAGTAAAACAGAGGGTCTCTAGACCGGGAGAGAGCACACACAACTGAGCTCAGGTACAAGAGGAACAGGGATTAAGTGACCACATgcctctccccccaccacacacctCCTTCCCACTCAGCTCCCAGGTGCTGACATCAGACCTCTACCCTCCGTCAGGAGTCAGAGATTCTTCACTAGGGAGCTAGACCAAGAGGAAAGACCTTCAGACACTGACCCCAGGGGTTCTTCATATAACTGCCTACCCAGATACACTATAGAAAAGGAACCTCTGAGTTTACAAGACCCAGCCACTCTTGCGGAGCTTCCAATCAGCATTTCCATCCTTTCTCGTGTGGTTCACTGGGCATTTAAGGAAAGCCTCTAGGGTGAACAAATAGACCCAAATAAACAGATCAGAGACACATGGAAGATACAGTGGATTCCGTGGATTCttcaaaaacttgaaaaaaatttgagAGGTAATATTCcactcaaaacaaaaatgaatgttaATCAGGgtccgcatgccacagctactgagcccacgtgctgcaacaactgaagccctcacgcctagagcccgtgctccgcaacaagaagctgccgcaatgagaagcctgcgcactgcaacaaagagtatccccctctcgccacaactagagaaagcccgcacgcaacgaagacccaacacagccaaaaaaaaaccattaaGAAGGAACACTTATATAAATCaacatactccaataaaattctttagggcatccctggtggcgcagtggttgagagtccgcctgccgacgcagcgGACACGGTTCGTgttccggtctgggaagatcccacatgccgcggagcggctgggcccgtgagccatggccgctgagcctgcgcgtccggagcctgtgctccgcaacgggagaggccacaacagtgagaggcccgtgtactgaaaaaaaattttttttaaaaagggaaggaaCACTTAGAAAATCGAAGAAACTTGGATATTGAAATACATGATGCCAGGCAGGAAAGAAAATTCAATAGGATTGAAAGGTAAAGTTGAAGAAACCTTCCAAAAAGCATTATAGAACAAAATAAGAGAtggaaaaataggagagaaaagaaaagaaagtggaagGTCAGTAGAGGAGGTCCAACATCCGAATAGTACGAGTTCCAGAAAAAGGAAGCGGGAAACACAGTGGTGAAGCAATTATCAATTAAGTAATTACATTTTTCCAGGACATAAGGTTTTGTTTGGAAAGGTTCAAGAGTGCCAAGAGTAGAGGATGAAAGCATAACAAGATACATCATTATTGACCACAGGGGAAAAACCAAAGTTCTAAGAgcttcaagagaaaaagaaaattgtcacTTAAAATGGCTGCTAGACCACAGAGCAATGCCTTTGAAATTCTGAATGACATCCAACTACATGCTGTTAAACTATCAATGATGGGAGAAGAgaataaaggcattttcagaCACTTAAGAtctgaatatttttctctctcacatttATAGGGAAACTACTCAGGATGCATGCCACCAAAGGGGGAACAAATCAAAAAAGGGAATACACAGGGCACAGGACATCCAACCTAAGAGGCAAAGGGAAACTCCAGGATGGTGATATGTACCAGAAGAGGGCAATTAGACTGGGGCAGAAGCAAGGGCTTCACAGCTGTACTGACCTCAAAGTGAACAACTGGCCCAGTGAAAGCCAATGGAACCATCACCTTTATCAACAACAGTGGAAGGCTGAGATCAAAGATGTATGCTCCTAACATGAACGACTCACAGAAGCTTCATAactttttaaatcagtttcttAGCAAGATCATTGCCTCCTAAAACTGAAAAGCAGGAATAAAAACCTGCCTGAATCAGAGGAATTCTATATACTCATACCTACCTATATATGCAGATACACAGGAACTGCTGACAGCAGAGGCCTTTAGGGCAGGCGGGTTGCTGGAAAAGAGATGAGACGGACTTTTTGCTATTCACGTTTTCATTCTTTGACTTGTGTACCACAAATACTTGTACAAGTACCACAAGTACttgttcaaaaatgaaaaaaatatattccccaatttaaaaaatgatggaaTGAAAACAACCTGAGCATCATGCATAGCAAGGAAGTAGTTTtgtttgttaaatatatatttaatatacacacGCTGATATTAACTAAATGTTCACTATAAATGTGTTTAATGGGTTGTGACAGAAAATGTTTCCTATTGTGGGTTGCAAAGAAATCTGAAAGTGCTAAACCAAGTACCTCTGTAACTAAGAAAACTGTCTTTCCTACAATATTCACACTTGCTGGGTCCTGGGCACCACCATATCTAAGATGTTCATGCACCAGTGGGTGGACATGTGTATGGAACCAGAAAACATCCATCATTGTGTCAGTGTTCCAGGGGCAGCATCCACTCGTGTCTACTCTAGGCCTTCCTCTGTAATGAGTGTTTGGGAGAGCCTCTGGACAATTGAGAATTTATGGCTTTCTAGGAGTATGGGAaactatgaaaaacaaaatattattctaaaacaaaaacattattaataaaatagGTCTATTCCAAGATTTCTTAATATCTTCTGTAACATTCCACTCAGAAGGCAGAAAACCACAAAGTTCTTCCCTAAGGAAAAGTGCAAATGGAATGTAATATTACATTACCAAAAACTCAATTATTTCATTCCCCGCCACATCACTTTTGCTGACGAACTGCTCATATAACATCCTAGGAGGTCTGCTGCCGTGATCCGGGAGCAATGAGCCTTCTCAGTGAGCACAGTGAACGTGCCATGTCTAGACCCATCCTGTGGGTGAGCTGAAAGGACAAGCTCTCAGCACCACACTCAGCCCACTGGAGAAATCATGCACACAACTATTTTCCTGTCAACATCCTCCAACTTAACAATTTTCAAATAGCTACAATTATAATTGAGGTCACATGGACACCGTACCTGGAAGAGCTATACACAAACATTCCCTGTCCACAAACGTTCAGCTTCAGAGCGAACAGTCAAGGGcacaatcacatttttaaaaattaagagtgaGAAGCGCAACAGGCACATGCACAATGGCAGAGGATCCTGTTCTTCGCAGAATACTTGAAGGAGCCCTAGCTAAATACACCCCAACTACCGAACATCTTACACTAGTAGTTTCCtatacaaaagttaaaaaaaaacaccctaccaaaaaacaaccctaatcattatttcttttttccttaattaaccATTTTACTCTAAGTTTGGCTGGTGAAATCATGAGACTTTCTAGCCTAATGGTCTTGAGACATTTTTCTAGTTGCAAGATGCCTCCCTATGGAGTTTTAATTACTAAGCTCAAAGCAAACTCTGAACTGGATACAGAAATCTGTGAAACAATGACATAGttcccaaaattttaaaaacaggagaCTTAAGGCAGATGGTGACACCAAAAAGAGCCAGTCAAGTATTAAAATGGCACTCTGGAAATGGTTCATAGCAAAACCTAATTTTCTACTAGTTTTCATCATATGGGTGAAACTATCCAGTCAGCAGACAACAGATGCGGGCAGCACGATTAGGCCACACCAAGGCAACTTCCAGGAAAGTGACTTCTGGGGCCATGTGGCTTGCACTCATCCACAGCAAGACAGACTGGTCCCTCAACCTCACTGCGTACCTGGGAAAAGATAGTAAAAGTACTTCCATAAGAGGTAAAGACTAACAGGAACCTATAAGCTCACCCTGGAAAGATGTGAAAATGTAACGGAAAAGGAGCACCATGTGCTGATTTTAACAGCTTTTTTACTGGAGGAATTTATTGGTCATGTACACACCATAGGAAAATTATCCCCCCCCAACCCAAAGGTAATGCAGAAAAATTAGATTCATAAGAGAAGTATACGTACCAAGTAGGCAAAAATATGGTGCAtgtttttgaaacagaaaatatgaaaataatttcactgtGAAATGCCTTGATTTGCGAGTTGGTACTTAGATTAACCAGATCCAACTGCTCTAATAAATCTCTAGTATATATGTTTTagaataactatttttaaaaaaatacctatttttaagccaaaacataaaatctGTATTTGTGCACCCATGTATAAGTTATCCTCCTTGGTATCTTCATAGTTCCAAGATGCTAAGAGATtaacaaagtaatttttaaaaaatatctcaagCCACAGATTAACAAATATACTTCCTCAAGTTTTCTGGGTTACCCTACTAAAAATAACTTATAATAATGTACTCTGGATTTTCAGATATAAATACCAGTCAATGGTTGGTTGGCCATTACATGACAAGTATAATTATCCTTAGAACTAGGTCATAGTATATAGAATGCCTTAACTTTTCTTAGTTCAAACCCTGTAATTTGACCCTAAAATTCGTAAGCATACCCTTTTCTGTGCTTTAAGCAGACACACTGACTTTGCAGTCTATACTTTGTAAGAGAGCAGGTAACTCTAGCACGGAAGAAACTATATAATGCGGCCTGGGGGATGACTTCAACGGCaccattccatttttatttatccagACTGTTGCCTTCAGCCCTGCATTGAGGCCTCCTTGTATATCGGTTTCTAGTGTGTCACCAACCATCACACAGTCCCCAGGCTGTACTCCAAGGAGATCACAGGAGTAATAAAATATGGAAGGTGCCGGTTTCTCCTCTTTCTGCTCTCCACCTACAACAATAGCGTCAAAATAGGACTGACAGGCACAAGCCTTGATCTTCTCCCTCTGGGTCTGTTGTTCTCCATTTGTTAATAAAAGTAGGCGGACCTCCTTTCGAAGTTCAGTGAGCATGGCTTTGACATCTTCTGCTAGTGTCATATGCTGTAAACGTGTAGATTTCCACAGGAAATAACATTCTTCAGCTAATTTCCTATTGGCCGCACCACCTTTTGTTTCCTGGATTGCTTCTTCCCAGTGTGAAGTCCTGAGGTCAGTAATGCAGCTTTTAGAAGGATGAAAACATTCCTTGCTGAGCTTAACTTGAACTTTGTTACAGATGATTTCAGCCTCTTCTTTGTAATGGTATTTTGATTGTAAGAGCTTTATCAcctaaataaaggaaaataactcCATCAACATACTTCATGTCTTTAATACTTATCCTGTGAGCCTATAAACCCAGAGCACAGACAGATTCTAACTCCACTCCTTTGTCTTAAGGAAGCTCTATTACTACACCATTTCTGTTGGGAATtggtcttatttttaaagaacacaagAGTGAAGATTTCCCAACCTTTCTAGACAactcattcatatttttttaccAATTTTTTCTAAGaagattctttatatatatatatatatatataataagaatCCCTCATTTGTCAGTTTAAGTCTACCACCTTTCATTCTGGTCATgaagacatgaaaataaaactgTGCTTATATttagtaaaacataaaatttctaaCAACTGATATTTAGACTCTTCCCAGAAATAACGCTAGTTCACCTAACCTTTCCTCATCTTATCCATTTTACGTTCTGAAGGCCTAAATTAGGTCCTAAAGGGGACCTaattctgtacttttaaaaacaggTATATGTAGCTCTAATGGAATCAGGCACGTTCTGTGACCTCAGCAGTTTAATGATGGTGCTTCTTCCAAACTTAGGATTCCAGATAAAAAACTTCAAGTAGTTCTGAGTCTCCCTCTTTGTCACACTGGTTCTGAATCCCTTATCATAATCTTTCTTATGTTCCCACAGCTCTTTATCTTGACTTTTTATGAGATTAGGTTCTTATCCCTTTGGCCTATCTTCTTACCAAGATGCTAATGTGGCAAAGCATTATGCCCAGTACTCACATATATTATTTCGAATCTTTCCTGCAACTCTGCAAGGGAATTTCCTTTCTGAGATGAGGGAATGGAAGTTTAGACCTGATAAATAACTTGCCCTAGCTGAGATTTAAGCCCA from Tursiops truncatus isolate mTurTru1 chromosome 15, mTurTru1.mat.Y, whole genome shotgun sequence includes:
- the NANP gene encoding N-acylneuraminate-9-phosphatase, which codes for MGLSRVRAVFFDLDNTLIDTAGASRKGMLEVIKLLQSKYHYKEEAEIICNKVQVKLSKECFHPSKSCITDLRTSHWEEAIQETKGGAANRKLAEECYFLWKSTRLQHMTLAEDVKAMLTELRKEVRLLLLTNGEQQTQREKIKACACQSYFDAIVVGGEQKEEKPAPSIFYYSCDLLGVQPGDCVMVGDTLETDIQGGLNAGLKATVWINKNGMVPLKSSPRPHYIVSSVLELPALLQSIDCKVSVSA